GCAGACTGACTTTACAGCACTGTTACGGCGCGACCAGCAAAGCGCGTGCTTTTGCTGCGGCCAGGCGGGCTGCGGCATACTTGCCATCGACCTCGAATAGCTTTCTGGCTTCTTTTATCTTTGCATCGGCCTTTTTCACGTTCATCTTCTCGGCTTTGGCCGCAGCAATTTCCCCCTCAACTTCCTCAATCAGGAAAAGACTGCTTTTCAATTCGCCCCATTTTCTATATATCTCATACTCGTATTTCTTGTTGACTGCGTCCCATCTTTTTGTGGCCAGATCCAGGTCGTACTCGATAAAATCGACCTTCAAATCCCAAAACGAATCAACCCCCAATGCCTTCGTTGCGTGCTTGGCCATTTCAACACCCTGTTTTTGCCAGGCGGAGAATTTAATGTCCGTATTGGCGGCAAAATATCGACCCTCAAGCACATATTTTTGCCCGTCCATACTGAACAGCCAGTCCAGAAAAATCTTCCCCACCTTTTTATTGGGCGCGCCTTTCAGTAGTGCCACTGCCTCGGGAACAAGGATGGTTTTTTCCGGAAGCAAGTCGCGTACAGGGAAACCATCTTTACGTGCAGCCATGGCGTTCATCTGCGGCTGTGCAATCCCGATGGGGACTTCACCGCGGGCCACCAGTTGGGTCGTGTCCGTACTACCGTTGGAGAAACGGGCGAGTTGAGCTGCCAGCAATCTGAGATATCTCCAGGCCTCCTTTTCTCCAAATGCCTGTAACAGGATTTCAATGGTTTCATGCATGGTGCCGGATGCATACGGCAATGTATGCACGATGTTTCCCCGGTAGATGGGATTGAGCAGATCGTGCCAAGTTTTTGGCGGCGGCAGCCTCAGTTTTTTCAAAACTTTCTCGTTGTATAGATTGGTGACAATCCAGGGCGCAAAACAGGTCCATAAATCACCCTTATCCTTTACCTTCATACCGTGCCACTTGGCAGGAACCTTGGCCCAGCCTTTTGGCCGATAAGGGATGATTAATCCTTCTTTCTTTAAAACTTCATGTGCCGGAGCGCCTGCACCCAGAAAAATGTCAGCATCCGGTTTTCCGCCCCATGCTCTGACTTTGTCCAGACAGACCGGCCATCCGCCGGGTCTTACGAAGGTAATGTCCACATCCTTCCCATAGGTCTTTTTATAGTACGTCTTAAAGCCCTTAGTCAGGCTGGCGGACAATTCCTTATAAACGGGGCCGACCCAGCCGATTTTGTCTGCAGCCTGTGCCTCCGCCATAAAAATGGGCGTGAGGACCAGTGCCATTGACAGGACGATGAAGATTGTTGTGGCCAAAATTCTTCTTTTCATTTGAACCTCCTTTCTTGTGATAGTGTCACATTTTTAAAAAGAAAACAGATTTTGCCGAAACCCATTCCTGGGAAAAAGAACTTGTCCATAGATGCAAATGCAAATCATATTTTTTAATAAAAACCAATTGGTTAAGCGCAGGATAAGTGAATGTTTGAATTGTATATTATGTTTCAGATCAGACTCATTTATCAGGAAATTCAATCAACAAATGAACCGGTATTTATGTACCAAAGACGGATTCAGCTGTCAAGGTTGATTCTTATCATGTTGATTCTTATCACTGTTGATTCTTATCGCAGACATTCACGTTTTTTGTAAATTAATAGGCATACTCTTTTAATAGCATTGATTTTAATTCTAAATGTGCTATGTAGTATCCAAATTAAACTTTTGGTTCTGTTTAAAAATCTGGAGTGCTTGTCGCTTTAAATAAACGAAATATATATTATTTCAGGAGGCTTAACATGAAATTAACCATTACCAAAACAGATACTTTAAAACCGAAACCGGATGAATCCAATTTGGGGTTCGGAACGATCTTTACTGACCATATGTTCAACATGGATTACAGTCAGGAAAAAGGATGGCACCATCCGCGCATAGAGCCCTATGGTTCTCTTGACATGGATCCTTCAATCATGGTTCTTCACTACGGCCAGGGTGTTTTTGAGGGTCTTAAGGCGTACAGAACTGCGTCAGGAGATGTCCAGCTTTTCCGACCTGCAGAAAATTTCAAACGGCTGAATCGTTCTTCTAAAATTATTTGTATCCCGGAAATGGATGAGGACTTTGCCCTTGATGCCTTGAAGCAGTTAATCACCGTGGAAAAAGACTGGGTTCCAAGTGTTCCTGGGACCTCACTTTATATAAGGCCCACCATTATAGCGACAGATCCTTTTATTGGGGTGCGGGCGTCATTTACCTACCGTTTCTTTATTATCATGTCTCCGGTAGGGGCATATTATGCGGAAGGCTTTAATCCCGTAAAAATATGGGTTACCAGAGAACATGTCCGGGCCGTCCGGGGTGGTGTGGGAGAGGCCAAAACACCGGGAAATTATGCGGCCAGCCTGTACGCCGGTGAAAAAGCGCATAAAGAGGGCTATACGCAGGTGCTTTGGCTGGATGGCGTCGAACAGCAGTATATTGAAGAAGTCGGGGCAATGAATATATTTTTCCTTATCGATGACGAACTCATCACCCCCATGTTAAACGGCAGTATCCTTCCCGGAATTACCAGAGATTCCGTCCTTGCCCTTGCAAAATCCTGGAATATAAAGGTGACTGAGCGGAAGATAGGTATAGACGAGGTGGTAGCGGCACATGAGTCCGGAAAATTGCAGGAAATATTCGGATCGGGAACCGCCGCGGTGATTTCGCCGGTGGGGGAACTGAAATACGGAGATAAAGTTCTGACCATCGGTGACGGCAGCGTCGGCCCCATGGCCAGCAAACTGTTCAACACCATTCAAGACATCCAGTACGGAAAATCGGAAGACCCTTTTGGCTGGATTGAACCGCTGTAAGCTATTTAGCGCCTGAATGAAACACTCAGTGGCGACGTTCAGCCGTCCACTGAAGTGTCTCTTTCGGTAGTATTCGATCTGGCGTCATAATAAAACTGATCCGCCTGTTTTGGATCTCTTTTAAACACCCGATAAACAACCATTGGGTTTTTAACAAAATACCAATCGCCAAACTGGTCAAATTTCCTGCATGATGTGACAATGCGGGCCTTGCGTATGGTGCCGTAGCGTTTTCCAACACGTTTCCCATATCTTTTTAAACGTTTGCCAAAATCAAGGTCTTCAACGCAGCACAGCTCTTCATC
This genomic stretch from Thermodesulfobacteriota bacterium harbors:
- a CDS encoding extracellular solute-binding protein; the encoded protein is MKRRILATTIFIVLSMALVLTPIFMAEAQAADKIGWVGPVYKELSASLTKGFKTYYKKTYGKDVDITFVRPGGWPVCLDKVRAWGGKPDADIFLGAGAPAHEVLKKEGLIIPYRPKGWAKVPAKWHGMKVKDKGDLWTCFAPWIVTNLYNEKVLKKLRLPPPKTWHDLLNPIYRGNIVHTLPYASGTMHETIEILLQAFGEKEAWRYLRLLAAQLARFSNGSTDTTQLVARGEVPIGIAQPQMNAMAARKDGFPVRDLLPEKTILVPEAVALLKGAPNKKVGKIFLDWLFSMDGQKYVLEGRYFAANTDIKFSAWQKQGVEMAKHATKALGVDSFWDLKVDFIEYDLDLATKRWDAVNKKYEYEIYRKWGELKSSLFLIEEVEGEIAAAKAEKMNVKKADAKIKEARKLFEVDGKYAAARLAAAKARALLVAP
- a CDS encoding branched-chain amino acid aminotransferase translates to MKLTITKTDTLKPKPDESNLGFGTIFTDHMFNMDYSQEKGWHHPRIEPYGSLDMDPSIMVLHYGQGVFEGLKAYRTASGDVQLFRPAENFKRLNRSSKIICIPEMDEDFALDALKQLITVEKDWVPSVPGTSLYIRPTIIATDPFIGVRASFTYRFFIIMSPVGAYYAEGFNPVKIWVTREHVRAVRGGVGEAKTPGNYAASLYAGEKAHKEGYTQVLWLDGVEQQYIEEVGAMNIFFLIDDELITPMLNGSILPGITRDSVLALAKSWNIKVTERKIGIDEVVAAHESGKLQEIFGSGTAAVISPVGELKYGDKVLTIGDGSVGPMASKLFNTIQDIQYGKSEDPFGWIEPL